From the genome of Triticum aestivum cultivar Chinese Spring chromosome 1A, IWGSC CS RefSeq v2.1, whole genome shotgun sequence:
CCAGCTCATGATTCAATATGTTCAAACAGCAAAAACATGTGTTCTTTTAATTCAAACTACAATGTCGAGCAAACCTACCAAAATTtatctttttcttcttatttttatatTTAAATTTATATATTAATTAACTCCATGGCATATAAATTCCCATGCTAAAGGAAGCGTTCCAAGAACCACATCACCTGCTCCCAAGTGAATCTCTTATGAATCAACAACATACATGAAGCTCGTAGCGGGTGCTCTGGAACAGGGTTTATCATCTATGAATAGAACTTCGTTAATGGTATAAGAGACTCCAGAATGGCTGCTCTGGAAAGTACTTCATGTAGGTTGCTGATCAAATaaataattaaacataaaaaataagaagagaaagcaTGGAAAAAGATGTTATTTGAGTAATTACTACCAGGCAGAAAACTCCTACTGTCCATGAATTACAGATAATTCTTATTGTACCATGAGTCATGCATGAACAAAAATCCCCTGCAAAGAACTACAGAAATACTGTAAGAAATTGTAGAAACTGAATTCATGTATTGACAGAGATCCAAAGTCCGCAAGATGATAATGAGGGAAACACCAATGGACTGAAAACATTAGCAAACATAGACGCGACAGCTTTTTGGCAAGTCCCAATTCCCAAGCCTAAATATTAAGGAACACGTGGCTAACTACATCAACTTGTTTACCACTATTCATGTCAGGTGACACCACCATCCTCCTCGCCACGCTGCTGATTGCTAGATGTCCCCATCTCCTTGTTTTTTCTCTTGTAGGTCAATCCTCTTGTTGTAATGTTTCACGTGGCATACCAGTCCTCTCCCTGAGTTATCATCCTTGCACATCTTTACCTCCGATGCTTCCCCTCCCCATCTTATTGTTGTCAATCAACTCATCCTCAAGACTGAAAGGAGCAAACCATCGGATTATTTCCCAGAGAAATGGACTGGTCTTCTTCCCATCGGTGTCCTTCTGCTACACACGCAACTTGGACCCTTGTAGCCATTGCGTTGTGCCAGTCTCCAGAGATGGTGGCAGCAGCGCCTTGTGCTCGCCGGCGTCCTCCTTTGAGACTTTCTGCCATGGTCATGGACGCCCAGAACACCGCTGTCGGAGCAGGCAAGGGAGAAGAGGCCGGGTTCTTACCATATCCGCCATTGCAAGGTAACACAACTGGACGAATCAAttacttgcatcatgtttcttctTCAGACATGGCACAACCCTTAATAGAGGAGGAGAAAGCGACCTTATGGGGTGAGTGACCGTGGTTCGGCTGGATGAATCTGCCGGCGTCGAGCTTGAGTTCGGACTCGATGAAATTCTGGTTGAGCTTGTCACCACAGGCCAAGCACACCCTCAGCAATTAGCTCATGGAGCTTGGTGCAGCGTTGTGGGCCGATGACGCACGGCAATGTGGCATGGCTGGGAGGAAGGGGGTCCAGTGGGGCGCCTACCAATTAAGGAACAATAGCAGTAGCCAAAACGCGAGGAGACGCTCACCTGGGCGAGAACCGCCGCGAAGGACATCCCCAGCGGCAGCGCGAGGCCCTTGCACGTCGTCACCGGCGCCCTTGCCGTcgccttcgccgccgtctcctctcCGAGCGGACAAtggtcgccggcgccgccgcaggtGAATCCCCTTGTGCGGCCGGGAGCGCCGAGAGGCCGAGCCGGTCGAGGACGCGGAGGAGGAGGTCCTGTCGGCCTCCGGGGAGTCGCCGGCGACGTGGGCAACCCCGTCCATCGAAAGGGGGGCCGCTGGAGTTCAAGCCCCGCCGCTGGACCTCCTCCCGCACCTCGTAGATCGCCTCCACGCCATCCCCCGAGCAGGATCCGGCCCCTGCCTCGCCTCCtagaccggatctggccggagatcgTCGTCATCGCGCCCGGCATCGTCTGCATCGCAGCCCCATCTCGCTCGGAACCGGCGAGGAACACCGCCACCATGTACTTGGAGTTGAAGCTTCGCCGCTggacctcctcccgcgcctcctagATCGCTCCAGCCTCGCCTcctcgatcggatctggccggagatcGCAGCCGCCGCGCCGGACATCTTCTGCATCGTGGCCAGCCTCGACCTGCAGCTCGTCTTGCTCGCCAGCAACCGAATAACAAAACACAGGGTCGTTTTTGTAAGAATGACGTATATCATATATCCACTTAAAAGGGGACTGCGGGTTGAATAACAAAAAGGACAGGGACTATTTTGCAAAATCGCTAGCGAAGACGGACGAcagaaacccaattttctttattattaggtaaagattttaGTATGCACCATCTTTGCATTCCATGAACCTGTTTTTTTCTTTCAAGTCTCCAGTAATACAATCGACATTGGAACTCAAATAAAAACATCTGAAAACGAAGTCTCTTTTTATTTTAAGTTGATGAAGACGGCCACGAATGGGAATTAAACAAGAActatattttcctatattttgtcTTTTTTAGGGGTACTACATTTTGTCTGAAATGCCCGTTGGATGAGCGCTGGGCTGGGCCTGGGCTGCACTCACTTGGTCACCCGGCCCCGTTCGGGCTCCACGCTGCACTCCCACTAAAAAAACCTCAAGTCGCACAGCAGCCAGAGCGGCGGCCAGCGGGgtacccaccggcgcggcgcggACGGCCAATCGACCATTCGACCGCTGCTGCCGGCGCGATCTCTCCGGTACCCACCTCTTCCTTCTCCCCTCATATCCCGGCCTACTCTTCTGCTCGCTCACTGGAGCTTTCTTCGCTGCTTCCGCCGTGTCCGCTGGGTATGCACGCCAGGTGTTCGACGCATTGCTTGGCGCGTTTGGGGTGGTTGCGATGTTCGAAGTACGATATCATTCGATGATGTTGTTGCTTCTTTGCAGCCTTGCAGGAATGATGGTAGCATACAAGAAACCACACCCGCAGCCACAGTCGTTGTGGTCAGACCTCCCGCTGGACATAGTAGGCCTTGTTCTCAGCCTGCTCCCCGAGTACGCCGACCGTGCCGTCTTTGCTGCGGTGTGCCCGCACTGGCGTGCGGCCGCGAGGCAGCAGCTCGTGCCCCCGCCACtgcctcttctcgcgctcccagacGGCACCTTCTACAGCATCTTGTACCCTAGGCTCTATTCCTTCCCTGGTTGCGGCTTTGCAGGGTACGAGAGTGTCTGTGGCAGCTGGCTCGTCTTCCCACGTGACGACGGGTGCTTCCTGGTCAATCCATTCTCCAGGGCCACCGTCACGCTCCCTGCTCTCTCCTGCGTCCGACTCCGTCCTCCAAATGCAGTCGCTAAGTGGTCACTCGAGGATGGGTCAAAAGTTGCCGACCCTTACATCACATGGATGCATATCAATACATCGGAAAAGCTGCACATAAGTAAGCTATCCCGTGCTCGCCAAACCTTGTTGCTGCACTGGTTGGCATTGGACACACCAGCCAGATTCTACTGTGCCAGCCAGGGGCCTCGTCGTGGTCAGTGCGTGCTTACGATCAGTGTAAGGGGTTCGAAGACATGGCGTTCTACCAGGGCAAGCTCTACGCCATTGCCAATGACGAGAACCTCCTTGTGGTGAACATCAGCCAGGACCATAGCACCGGCGATCCACAGGTTTCTTGGATTGGACAAATCATCAAGGGTGAGCCATGGTATCCAGTTGTGTTGGAAGACAACACTATGCCCTGCAAGAAGCTCTACCTGGTTGAATCGCATGGGGCACTGCTGATGGTACGAAGGGCAATTTGGTGCCGGGTACCTGGACCTGGAGTGCCTGGTGAAGTTATTGCTGGAGTGAGCGGGTTTGAGGTTTTCAAGGCCGACTTTGAGCATTCACGGTGGGTCAAGGTGTCGACCATGGGGGATGACCAAGTGCTGTTTCTAGGGCGAAGGTGCTCCAGGGCCATGTCTGTGTCTCAGTACGGGCTGTCGGGTGATTATATCTTCTTcttggatgatgatgaggagaaTTGTACGGACTACTGCTACGACAAGGAGAACACTTCTTTCAGCGCCTATGACATGAGATCCAGCAGTGTCCTTCCGGCATGTCCCAGTATTTTCTGGAAGTGTTGTAATGAGATGCGTCTGGCTGCATGGCTCTTCCCTGAGGACCGATGAGAATGTGTCATAATGTTCTATATATGCAAGCTGCTCCGAGGTTATCTAGCCATGCTATAGATGTTGTTGTTCCGGGGTTATTCTCCAACTTTCTCATAAGTTATCTATCTGACTGCGGTAGTATATGGTGGTTGGGATAGTGTTCACTGGTTCCCCTACAATCCGTGAAATGCATTAGTAGTAGAAAATAGTAATATTGCTGCTGTCTATCTGAGCTTTGTTACTCTGCTAAGTGCTGTTTGTTCATCAGTGCTTGTCTGAAGTTGTTGTGGTGGTTACTACTATGGTGGTTTTTGATTACTAAAATGGTTGTTGCTGTGCCTACGAAAGATCTTAAAATGCATCACTGCTTAATCTTTGACTGAGTggtctctctttttctttctttctttttctgcgatGAGTTGGCAT
Proteins encoded in this window:
- the LOC123068394 gene encoding uncharacterized protein; this translates as MVAVFLAGSERDGAAMQTMPGAMTTISGQIRSRRRGRGRILLGGWRGGDLRGAGGGPAAGLELQRPPFRWTGLPTSPATPRRPTGPPPPRPRPARPLGAPGRTRGFTCGGAGDHCPLGEETAAKATARAPVTTCKGLALPLGMSFAAVLAQGEESNEAEARPKFRLVVPNSSCGGIIGKEGATIKSFIEASATHKTREVKPSSILYLSRCCVQPAACLLCCLKEGSGALDVEDGDKEK